A genomic segment from Spinacia oleracea cultivar Varoflay chromosome 3, BTI_SOV_V1, whole genome shotgun sequence encodes:
- the LOC110785410 gene encoding uncharacterized protein: MNRKMENMAIYATLILTMAAVCHGQQLSSKDCENLGFTGLSLCSDCKTLSEYVKDQELASDCLKCCVEDSDDSMSKITYAGALLEVCMRKLVFYPEVVGFIEEENDKFPSVKVQYSFNSPPKMIMLDDNGEHAETIRIDNWKREHILQFLRGKLKSASS, translated from the exons ATGAACAGAAAGATGGAGAATATGGCGATCTATGCGACCTTGATCTTAACAATGGCGGCAGTCTGTCATGGACAACAGCTAAGCTCAAAAGATTGCGAGAATTTGGGATTCACGGGTCTTTCTCTCTGCTCCGACTGTAAAACTTTGTCTGAGTATGTCAAAGACCAAg AATTGGCATCTGACTGCTTAAAGTGCTGTGTGGAGGATTCTGATGATTCAATGAGCAAG ATTACCTATGCTGGTGCATTGTTGGAGGTCTGCATGAGGAAACTGGTCTTCTATCCCGAGGTTGTTGGTTTTATAGAAGAAGAGAACGACAAGTTTCCTTCGGTCAAAGTTCAATATTCTTTCAACTCGCCACCGAAGATGATTATGCTGGATGACAACGGTGAACATGCTGAAACAATTAG AATTGACAACTGGAAACGTGAGCACATCCTGCAGTTTCTACGGGGCAAGCTCAAATCTGCTTCTAGCTAA